A portion of the Candidatus Nitrosotenuis aquarius genome contains these proteins:
- a CDS encoding MG2 domain-containing protein, with product MQLLLLAALIGGLVAIVPTVSYADSNFVLIGNGFGTINGNIDAASLQMSLKFLDSGKTEFQSGKILLGDDIQVIDEASLSLFYNKKFLRLNAESGDLRLSASGKLVLNVDDDSIYHLTGRTSTNDAFSVFARLKQDQAPPSPIDEPVQKKDLLLLVKQTERVQWKSPYKFTVRAFDLKSNPLSDFYNTFGYLEGLQVSATVTNPVGTVIKTSSGTTQKFGYYDDSIIIPDNSRTGTYKLSVTASGKDYQSITQEFTFVVIPLGTS from the coding sequence ATGCAATTACTGCTTTTAGCTGCATTAATTGGTGGATTAGTTGCAATTGTACCAACTGTGTCGTACGCAGATTCTAATTTTGTGCTGATTGGAAATGGCTTTGGCACAATAAATGGTAACATAGATGCGGCTTCACTACAAATGTCATTAAAATTTCTGGATTCTGGCAAAACTGAATTCCAAAGCGGAAAAATTCTGCTTGGTGATGATATACAAGTCATCGATGAGGCAAGCCTGTCATTGTTTTACAATAAAAAATTCCTAAGGCTGAACGCAGAATCTGGCGATCTTCGGCTGTCTGCCTCAGGCAAACTCGTACTAAATGTTGACGATGATTCTATCTATCATCTGACTGGCAGAACATCAACCAATGATGCGTTCTCTGTTTTTGCCAGACTCAAGCAGGACCAAGCACCGCCAAGCCCAATAGACGAGCCTGTGCAGAAAAAAGATCTCTTGCTTTTAGTAAAACAAACCGAACGAGTACAATGGAAGTCACCATACAAGTTTACTGTAAGGGCGTTTGATCTAAAATCAAACCCGCTGTCTGACTTTTACAATACTTTTGGATATTTGGAAGGGCTGCAAGTCTCTGCCACGGTAACAAATCCTGTGGGCACTGTCATAAAGACATCCAGTGGAACTACACAAAAATTTGGTTATTATGATGATTCCATAATAATTCCAGACAATTCCAGAACTGGTACATACAAGCTAAGTGTTACTGCATCTGGCAAGGATTATCAAAGTATCACGCAAGAATTTACATTTGTAGTAATTCCGCTTGGTACAAGTTAA
- a CDS encoding cupredoxin domain-containing protein has product MNTKLLASFAVFVLLAAVVSVSMTNSAFAAEDKKAEMKAKKDDKKTAIKEKKDTKKAEMKAKKDDKKTAIKEKKDTKKAEMKAKKDTATGQTSAKAAPSGEALKEVTVDMAKGTASDTNCGDKCYLPSTVAVTVGGKVTWKNVDSAAHTATASDGSFDTSLVNAGASASNTFNTAGSYPYMCILHPWMKGTVTVQ; this is encoded by the coding sequence ATGAATACCAAATTACTTGCAAGTTTTGCAGTATTTGTGTTACTGGCAGCAGTTGTTAGTGTATCGATGACTAACTCTGCATTTGCAGCAGAAGACAAAAAGGCCGAAATGAAGGCAAAGAAAGACGACAAAAAGACAGCAATCAAAGAAAAGAAAGACACCAAGAAAGCCGAAATGAAGGCAAAGAAAGACGACAAAAAGACAGCAATCAAAGAAAAGAAAGACACCAAGAAAGCCGAAATGAAGGCAAAGAAAGACACCGCGACAGGCCAAACTAGCGCAAAGGCAGCACCATCTGGTGAGGCATTAAAAGAAGTTACAGTAGACATGGCAAAAGGAACCGCGTCGGACACCAACTGTGGTGATAAATGCTATCTCCCAAGCACCGTAGCTGTCACTGTAGGCGGTAAAGTCACATGGAAAAACGTAGACTCCGCGGCTCATACTGCAACAGCATCTGATGGCTCTTTTGACACTAGTCTTGTCAACGCAGGCGCATCTGCTTCTAACACATTCAACACTGCGGGTTCATACCCATACATGTGCATTCTCCACCCCTGGATGAAAGGCACAGTCACCGTCCAATAA
- a CDS encoding cupredoxin domain-containing protein, which produces MNKTILAGVAIFALLGAVLAVPMMQHADAAESKEKKTVKKETKKKETTKKPTKSTGKASSTVTVEMVKGSANEGCQKGNKCYSPFEAKVAKGGTVTWKNVDSAAHTATSGNLKTGPDGKFDTGLVAAGGTFSQKFDKAGKYDYFCIVHPWMTGKVTVS; this is translated from the coding sequence ATGAACAAGACAATTCTTGCAGGTGTGGCGATCTTTGCATTACTTGGCGCTGTCCTGGCTGTACCAATGATGCAACATGCAGACGCCGCAGAAAGCAAGGAAAAAAAGACTGTCAAAAAAGAGACAAAAAAGAAAGAAACAACCAAAAAACCGACTAAATCAACCGGTAAGGCCTCTTCTACCGTGACAGTAGAAATGGTAAAGGGCTCTGCAAATGAAGGATGTCAGAAAGGCAACAAATGCTATTCTCCATTTGAGGCCAAAGTTGCAAAGGGCGGAACTGTAACTTGGAAAAATGTAGACTCTGCAGCCCACACTGCGACTAGTGGCAACCTCAAGACAGGCCCTGACGGCAAATTCGACACCGGACTTGTGGCAGCTGGAGGAACATTCTCACAAAAGTTTGACAAAGCTGGAAAATACGATTACTTTTGCATCGTCCACCCGTGGATGACAGGTAAAGTAACTGTCAGCTAA
- a CDS encoding Lrp/AsnC family transcriptional regulator, with product MEVGFVLLNCDLGAEEYLLDEIKQIPEVKQAYLTFGAYDIIIEIHAKSPEDFDKTVSNKIRRLSRVMSTMTLKVLASKTK from the coding sequence ATGGAAGTAGGTTTTGTTTTACTCAATTGTGACCTTGGCGCAGAAGAATACCTGCTAGACGAAATAAAGCAGATTCCAGAAGTAAAGCAAGCATACCTGACATTTGGTGCATATGACATCATAATTGAGATTCATGCAAAATCACCAGAAGACTTTGACAAGACAGTATCTAACAAAATCCGAAGACTGTCACGAGTCATGAGCACAATGACATTAAAGGTTCTTGCAAGCAAGACCAAATAA
- a CDS encoding DEAD/DEAH box helicase, which produces MTKFEELGIKQSILDGLKDIGFDEAFPIQEATIPVLLSGRDVIGQAHTGTGKTAAFGISMLSGIDANKTIQGLVLAPTRELALQITEEIKKFAKHTGIRVVSIYGGQGMGVQLQALKHGVEVIVATPGRLIDHLKQGSIELNDLKYVVLDEADTMLDMGFIDDIRFILEMTPVNKVMSLFSATMPPEILRLADEYLNNPKQFLLSADDLSGEGIDQSFLIIKDREKMDYLVQFIKENKRGQSVVFCSTKNRTRDVARALRQAGYNAVAIEGDMSQHRREISMSQFRRGQADILVATDVAARGIDVPEVALVVNYDVPNQEMVYFHRIGRTARAGAKGRAITLVSYSSVGDFNLIKQQVKAPMTDLNEKMGIIVDIPDPLKRQVGPRRTFGRGGGGGFGRSGGRSFGRGGGSRGGFGRSGGFGGRRDYDRRDSGREERRDSGFRRNDDRRDSGFRGGFSKGRRDYDRRDSGREERRDSGYRREEKRESRIEDGFRGQHSSKRPAHRRRW; this is translated from the coding sequence TTGACAAAATTTGAAGAATTAGGGATAAAACAATCCATCTTAGATGGGCTAAAGGACATAGGATTTGACGAGGCGTTTCCAATCCAAGAGGCAACTATACCTGTGTTGCTATCTGGCAGAGATGTCATAGGTCAGGCACATACCGGAACTGGCAAGACGGCAGCATTTGGAATATCAATGCTGAGTGGAATTGATGCAAACAAGACCATCCAAGGCTTGGTACTAGCACCAACCAGAGAATTAGCACTGCAAATAACAGAGGAGATCAAAAAATTTGCAAAACACACAGGTATTCGCGTAGTTTCAATATACGGCGGACAGGGAATGGGAGTACAACTCCAAGCGCTCAAACATGGAGTCGAGGTAATCGTTGCCACGCCAGGCAGACTAATTGACCACCTAAAGCAGGGATCTATTGAGCTCAACGACCTCAAGTATGTTGTACTAGACGAAGCAGACACTATGCTAGACATGGGATTTATCGACGATATCAGATTCATCTTGGAAATGACCCCAGTCAACAAAGTAATGTCATTATTCTCTGCTACAATGCCTCCAGAGATTCTAAGACTGGCAGACGAATACCTGAACAACCCAAAACAGTTCCTCCTATCAGCAGATGACCTATCAGGAGAGGGAATAGATCAATCATTTCTGATTATCAAGGACAGAGAGAAAATGGATTATCTAGTGCAATTTATCAAAGAAAACAAGCGTGGCCAATCAGTAGTGTTTTGCTCAACTAAAAACAGAACTAGAGATGTTGCTCGCGCATTGCGCCAAGCAGGATACAATGCTGTGGCAATTGAAGGAGACATGTCGCAACACAGACGTGAAATATCCATGTCGCAGTTCAGGCGAGGCCAGGCGGACATTTTGGTTGCAACCGACGTAGCTGCAAGAGGAATCGATGTTCCAGAGGTAGCACTGGTTGTAAACTATGATGTACCAAACCAGGAAATGGTCTACTTCCACCGAATTGGAAGAACCGCAAGAGCAGGCGCAAAAGGCAGAGCAATCACGCTAGTATCATATTCTTCTGTCGGCGACTTTAATCTCATAAAGCAACAAGTCAAAGCTCCAATGACTGATCTTAACGAAAAGATGGGAATCATTGTAGACATTCCAGACCCACTAAAAAGACAGGTCGGCCCGCGCAGAACATTTGGACGCGGGGGTGGAGGCGGTTTTGGTAGGAGTGGAGGAAGAAGCTTTGGCAGGGGCGGAGGCTCCAGAGGAGGGTTTGGTAGGAGTGGAGGATTTGGCGGAAGACGCGATTATGATAGACGTGATTCTGGCAGAGAAGAGCGAAGAGATTCAGGATTTAGGAGAAACGATGATAGACGGGATTCTGGATTTAGGGGCGGATTCAGCAAGGGAAGACGCGATTATGATAGACGTGATTCTGGCAGAGAAGAGCGAAGAGATTCAGGTTATAGAAGAGAGGAAAAACGTGAATCCAGAATAGAGGACGGCTTTAGAGGGCAACACTCTTCAAAGCGACCAGCACACAGAAGACGCTGGTAA
- a CDS encoding pyruvoyl-dependent arginine decarboxylase, translating to MLDLVAKKLFLTKGKGVHEDRLTSFEFALRDAGIAGTNIVLISSIFPPRAKMVSRAEGLKLINPGQVLFCIYSRNQTNEPHRLISASVGVAQPKDPNRYGYLSEYEAFGQNEKQAGDYAEDIAAQMLASSLGIKFDLDKSWDEKRKQWKISGEIYKSMNITQTAVGDSKGRWTTVFSAAVLVI from the coding sequence ATGCTTGATCTTGTTGCAAAAAAATTATTCCTCACAAAAGGCAAAGGCGTTCATGAGGACCGGCTGACAAGCTTCGAATTTGCCTTGCGAGACGCAGGAATCGCAGGCACAAACATCGTTCTGATTTCCAGCATTTTCCCACCTCGCGCAAAGATGGTCTCGCGCGCAGAAGGCCTCAAGCTTATCAACCCAGGCCAAGTTCTCTTTTGCATTTATTCAAGAAACCAAACAAACGAGCCACACCGACTAATCTCGGCATCCGTTGGCGTCGCTCAGCCAAAAGACCCAAACAGGTACGGCTATCTTTCAGAATATGAGGCGTTTGGACAAAATGAAAAGCAGGCAGGCGACTATGCAGAAGACATTGCGGCTCAAATGCTTGCATCGTCTCTTGGAATCAAGTTTGATCTTGACAAATCGTGGGACGAAAAAAGAAAACAATGGAAGATTTCCGGAGAAATTTACAAATCAATGAACATAACGCAGACTGCGGTAGGTGACAGCAAAGGGCGCTGGACCACGGTGTTTTCTGCAGCTGTTCTGGTTATTTAG